The following are encoded together in the Gemmatimonadaceae bacterium genome:
- a CDS encoding lysophospholipid acyltransferase family protein, with translation MSKLGTQLRLAATFLFVTLGALVMLLVAVPTLFIARRFYSEVMARWLGEMALRIWGVRYRVHGEPQPADVQTIYVSNHTSTLDLFVLIALALPRTRFFLSGFLKTLPPIGIVGTLIRIFWTVPQEYPEKRVAIFKRADRILRATGDSVYLSPEGMRITSGEIGHFNKGSFHLATSLHAQIVPIYFSIPREINPGMGYDAKPGLIDVYFLPPIDTSRWAIGDLERNRDAVRDLFVRVHDAMRATGRLPESLAIEADAPLPAVLV, from the coding sequence ATGAGCAAGCTCGGCACGCAACTGCGCCTTGCCGCCACGTTTCTCTTTGTCACGCTAGGCGCGCTGGTGATGCTCCTCGTCGCCGTCCCGACGTTGTTCATCGCACGTCGGTTCTACTCCGAGGTCATGGCACGCTGGCTGGGTGAGATGGCGCTTCGCATCTGGGGTGTGCGCTATCGCGTGCACGGCGAGCCGCAGCCGGCCGACGTCCAAACGATCTACGTGTCCAACCACACGTCCACGCTCGATTTGTTCGTGCTGATCGCGCTCGCGCTGCCGCGCACGCGATTCTTCCTGAGCGGTTTTCTCAAGACGCTGCCGCCCATCGGCATCGTCGGGACGCTGATCCGGATCTTCTGGACGGTGCCGCAGGAATACCCGGAAAAACGAGTCGCGATCTTCAAGCGCGCCGACCGCATTTTGCGCGCGACGGGCGACTCCGTGTATCTGAGCCCGGAGGGCATGCGCATCACGAGCGGCGAGATCGGGCACTTCAACAAAGGGTCGTTCCATCTCGCGACGAGTCTGCACGCGCAAATCGTGCCCATCTACTTCTCGATTCCACGCGAGATCAATCCGGGGATGGGCTACGACGCCAAGCCCGGCCTGATCGACGTCTACTTCCTTCCGCCGATCGACACGTCGCGCTGGGCGATCGGCGATCTCGAACGAAATCGCGACGCCGTCCGCGATCTGTTCGTGCGCGTGCACGACGCGATGCGCGCGACGGGCCGGCTGCCCGAGTCGCTGGCGATCGAAGCGGACGCGCCTTTGCCGGCGGTCCTCGTATGA
- a CDS encoding PEP/pyruvate-binding domain-containing protein, with product MTTMSVTPVSGVDRVTELCVPLSAATDESLVGAKACALGRLMRAGVAVPEGFVLTTGALDEHLRSAGEKQTTSTPRRGDAEERRQRESLLGLPLGVELVEALRANGAGLLALGGEPVVVRSSAIGEDGAAESFAGQLESVLDVADEEQLERAVRKVWASLWSERVVAYRAARGVPVRGMGVIVQRQIDARVAGVMFTTTSTGEMLVEYGAGVADKLVAGDVDPGRVAIDRASGMARVSRHSAECALDDREIDRLRVVGLAIETEFGAAQDVEWAIGRSGVLYVVQSRPITAPVTMPGPAIKGRRISWSNANVNENFPRPISPLLYSIAAVGYTEYFRNLAVACGVSAARVRAMERAFQRIIGVHGARMYYNLTSIHSVLRLAPFGDALTSSFDAFVGADGGSVETSDVARRGKIRQAGEVAVIVARATTLLLQLGRRIERFERTAADFAARSEPSRLEQLSLLDLRELLAEFIEIRCHKWLDASLADGAAMISYGALERLLRGAGMDASVHTSLLKAIPDVVSGGPVLRLWDLSRLARQDPALSALLEDGDARAVLHTVDIDPRFAEFRAGLQRFLDEWGFRCSEELMLTTPSFQEDPAPVVDVLRAYANSEGESPRDTIRAQAQARERETRAVASRLGFVRGTILQVLLPRVHAAIRYRERARLKQALLYSRCRRIALAMGRELRRRGTIAERDDVFFFTWQELLELTGGSAMFPGSVRALITARTAEHARLSATHPPDAFTLEEGEYFDDAVGGTDGSTGEPGAALAGTSACGGRVTGRATVLESVTQASQLTRGDVLVTKQTDPGWGAVFPLISGLVIERGGMLSHGAIIAREFGIPCIVGVKDAMSRIPSGATVTVDADRGEVHVLA from the coding sequence ATGACGACCATGTCCGTGACGCCGGTGAGCGGCGTTGACCGCGTGACCGAGCTGTGTGTGCCGCTCAGTGCGGCGACGGATGAGAGTCTCGTCGGGGCGAAGGCGTGCGCGCTCGGGCGTTTGATGCGGGCGGGCGTCGCGGTGCCTGAGGGATTCGTGCTCACGACCGGCGCGCTCGATGAGCATCTCCGTTCGGCAGGTGAAAAGCAAACTACCTCAACGCCGAGACGCGGAGACGCAGAGGAACGGCGACAACGAGAGAGTTTGTTGGGACTGCCTCTCGGGGTGGAGTTGGTCGAGGCGTTGCGGGCAAATGGAGCGGGGCTCTTGGCGCTTGGTGGGGAGCCCGTGGTCGTTCGGAGCTCGGCGATTGGGGAGGATGGCGCTGCCGAATCGTTCGCGGGTCAGTTGGAGTCGGTGTTGGATGTCGCCGATGAGGAACAGCTCGAGCGAGCGGTTCGGAAGGTCTGGGCTTCGCTCTGGTCGGAGCGGGTCGTGGCGTATCGAGCGGCGCGTGGTGTACCGGTGCGCGGGATGGGTGTCATCGTGCAGCGGCAGATCGACGCGCGCGTCGCCGGGGTGATGTTCACGACCACGTCGACCGGTGAGATGCTCGTCGAGTACGGCGCCGGCGTCGCGGACAAGCTGGTCGCCGGCGACGTCGATCCAGGGCGGGTGGCGATCGATCGAGCGAGCGGTATGGCGCGCGTGTCGAGACACAGCGCGGAGTGCGCGCTCGACGACCGTGAGATCGACCGCCTGCGTGTGGTTGGACTCGCGATCGAGACGGAGTTCGGCGCGGCGCAGGACGTGGAGTGGGCGATCGGCCGGAGCGGCGTGCTCTACGTGGTGCAGTCACGGCCGATCACCGCCCCGGTGACGATGCCCGGGCCGGCGATCAAAGGGCGACGTATTTCGTGGTCGAACGCGAACGTCAACGAGAACTTTCCGCGGCCTATCTCGCCGCTGCTCTACTCGATCGCAGCCGTAGGATACACCGAGTATTTCCGGAATCTGGCAGTGGCGTGCGGCGTGTCGGCCGCGCGGGTGCGTGCGATGGAGCGGGCGTTTCAGCGGATCATCGGCGTGCACGGCGCGCGGATGTATTACAACCTGACGTCGATTCATTCGGTGCTTCGCCTCGCGCCGTTCGGCGACGCGCTCACGAGCAGCTTCGACGCGTTCGTCGGCGCCGATGGTGGATCGGTCGAGACAAGCGACGTCGCGCGGCGCGGCAAGATTCGGCAGGCCGGCGAGGTCGCGGTCATCGTTGCGCGGGCGACGACGCTGCTGTTGCAGCTCGGGCGACGGATCGAGCGGTTCGAGAGAACAGCAGCCGACTTCGCGGCGCGCTCGGAGCCATCCCGCCTAGAGCAATTATCGCTGCTCGACCTTCGCGAGTTGCTGGCGGAGTTCATCGAGATCCGCTGCCACAAGTGGTTGGATGCGTCGCTCGCGGACGGCGCGGCGATGATCAGCTATGGCGCGCTCGAGCGACTTCTGCGCGGCGCCGGAATGGACGCGTCGGTCCACACGTCGCTGCTCAAGGCGATCCCGGATGTCGTGAGCGGCGGACCGGTCCTCCGTCTGTGGGATCTGTCTCGGCTCGCGCGGCAGGATCCCGCGCTGAGCGCGCTCCTCGAAGACGGCGACGCGCGCGCCGTGCTCCATACCGTCGACATCGATCCACGCTTCGCCGAGTTTCGCGCGGGGCTACAGCGATTTCTCGACGAGTGGGGGTTCCGGTGTTCGGAGGAGCTCATGCTCACGACGCCGAGCTTCCAGGAGGATCCGGCGCCGGTCGTGGACGTGCTGCGGGCGTACGCGAATTCCGAAGGTGAGTCGCCACGCGACACGATTCGTGCGCAGGCGCAGGCAAGAGAGCGGGAAACGCGCGCTGTGGCGTCGCGGCTCGGGTTCGTGCGCGGCACAATCCTCCAGGTTCTCCTTCCACGCGTTCACGCCGCCATCCGGTATCGCGAGCGCGCGCGGCTCAAGCAGGCGCTGCTCTACAGCCGGTGCCGGCGAATCGCGTTGGCGATGGGAAGGGAGCTCCGACGACGCGGGACAATCGCCGAGCGTGACGACGTGTTCTTCTTCACGTGGCAGGAATTGCTCGAGCTGACGGGAGGCAGCGCGATGTTCCCGGGCTCGGTGCGTGCTCTGATCACGGCGCGAACGGCGGAACACGCGCGTCTCTCGGCGACGCATCCACCGGATGCGTTCACGTTGGAAGAGGGTGAGTACTTCGACGATGCCGTCGGCGGCACCGACGGGTCGACAGGTGAACCAGGCGCCGCTTTGGCCGGGACGAGCGCGTGCGGCGGTCGCGTCACCGGTCGCGCGACGGTTCTCGAGAGCGTGACCCAGGCGTCACAGCTGACGCGCGGCGACGTGCTCGTGACGAAGCAGACGGATCCGGGGTGGGGAGCCGTGTTCCCGCTCATTTCTGGCCTCGTGATCGAGCGAGGCGGGATGCTGTCACACGGCGCGATCATCGCTCGCGAGTTCGGCATTCCGTGCATCGTCGGCGTGAAGGACGCGATGAGCCGAATTCCGTCGGGCGCCACGGTCACGGTAGACGCCGATCGAGGAGAGGTTCATGTCTTGGCGTGA
- a CDS encoding fatty acid desaturase, translating into MAGFWLSLNGSVWTWAIGQIVLALSFVQWFAVLHECGHETMFRTKRLHAVLGQVAGFFSIIPFYNWKRVHGRHHKWTGWQDVDPTTAALVPRELGTLERILVNVCWRFWIPLFSVLYRVNNFWNWPRLLELFPKREDRRKLALSSLALVAAYVAIVVVVGPMTVLRTAGVALLLTLVAEDLLLLSQHTHIPQNLSHGEQVRPFPTIEQEVFTRSLVFPRWLSSLLLHIDAHELHHMYPYVPGYRLGEVRYETENEIGLWAWIRGARALPGELFLFHNRLETGADI; encoded by the coding sequence GTGGCTGGATTTTGGCTCTCGCTCAACGGTTCGGTTTGGACTTGGGCGATCGGGCAGATCGTGCTCGCGCTCTCGTTCGTGCAGTGGTTCGCCGTGCTGCACGAGTGCGGGCACGAGACGATGTTCCGCACCAAGCGCCTTCACGCGGTGCTCGGCCAGGTCGCCGGATTTTTCTCGATCATCCCGTTCTACAACTGGAAGCGGGTGCACGGACGCCACCACAAGTGGACCGGGTGGCAGGACGTCGACCCGACGACGGCGGCGCTCGTGCCGCGCGAGCTCGGGACGTTGGAGCGAATTCTCGTCAACGTCTGCTGGCGATTCTGGATTCCGTTGTTCTCGGTGCTCTACCGGGTGAACAACTTCTGGAATTGGCCGCGGCTGCTCGAGCTGTTTCCGAAGCGTGAGGATCGTCGCAAGCTCGCATTGAGCTCGCTCGCGCTGGTCGCCGCGTATGTCGCGATCGTGGTCGTCGTCGGACCGATGACCGTGCTGCGGACTGCCGGCGTCGCGCTGCTGCTGACGCTCGTCGCCGAAGACCTGTTGCTGCTCAGCCAGCACACGCACATCCCGCAGAATCTGAGTCACGGCGAACAGGTGCGCCCGTTCCCGACGATCGAGCAGGAAGTGTTCACGCGATCGCTGGTCTTCCCGCGGTGGCTGTCGTCGCTGCTGCTCCACATCGACGCGCACGAGCTGCACCACATGTACCCGTACGTGCCGGGCTATCGCCTGGGCGAAGTGCGGTACGAGACGGAAAACGAGATCGGATTGTGGGCGTGGATTCGCGGCGCGCGGGCGCTGCCGGGCGAGCTCTTTCTCTTCCACAACCGGCTCGAAACGGGCGCCGACATCTAG
- a CDS encoding class I SAM-dependent methyltransferase: MRDRVRDRRDSGVARRKDSVTAIASTAHERPTLTPPTADQFERVSCYLCGAADSSPFITAEDDLTGKPGRFTFVTCVRCGLCYQNPRLTVEHIKSYYDDEYIAHRKKTDWGPLTGFFNWAMDRHDRQKDKIVSRYVRLDDESEVLDVGCAVGTFLQKMRARYGARATGVDFKDLSASPMLDGVEFRCGLFYEQDFRGKRFDLVTMWHFLEHDYDPMRTLATARDLLKPDGRLIIEVPRLDSTTFRVYRDRWPGLQAPQHTVLYDRTTFLLAMDKAGLDVVEYLPYGAFPAFFYFFAGAAFKVLRGKGLNLSRAIYPYFLGQILFSPVLAFEKQLNFAMQTVVCRKRT; the protein is encoded by the coding sequence ATGCGCGATCGTGTCCGCGATCGTCGTGACAGCGGCGTTGCTCGGCGGAAGGACTCCGTGACGGCGATCGCGTCGACGGCCCACGAGCGGCCGACGCTCACGCCCCCAACCGCCGACCAGTTCGAGCGGGTGAGCTGCTATCTGTGCGGCGCCGCGGACTCGTCGCCGTTCATCACCGCGGAAGACGATCTCACGGGCAAGCCGGGGCGCTTCACGTTCGTCACGTGCGTGAGATGCGGGCTGTGCTATCAGAATCCGCGCCTCACGGTGGAGCACATCAAGTCGTACTACGACGACGAGTACATCGCGCACCGCAAGAAGACCGACTGGGGTCCGCTCACCGGCTTCTTCAACTGGGCGATGGACCGTCACGATCGGCAGAAGGACAAGATCGTGAGCCGGTACGTGCGACTCGACGACGAGAGCGAGGTGCTCGACGTCGGGTGCGCCGTGGGGACGTTCCTTCAAAAGATGCGCGCGCGTTATGGGGCGCGCGCCACGGGCGTCGACTTCAAGGACCTGAGTGCCAGTCCGATGCTCGACGGCGTCGAATTCCGGTGCGGGTTGTTCTACGAGCAAGACTTCCGCGGCAAACGGTTCGATCTCGTGACGATGTGGCACTTCCTCGAGCACGACTACGACCCGATGCGCACGTTGGCGACGGCGCGCGATCTGTTGAAGCCCGACGGCCGGTTGATCATCGAGGTGCCGAGGCTGGACAGCACGACGTTCCGCGTCTATCGAGATCGTTGGCCCGGGCTCCAGGCGCCGCAGCACACGGTGCTCTACGACCGCACGACCTTCCTGCTCGCGATGGACAAGGCCGGGCTCGACGTCGTCGAGTATCTGCCCTACGGCGCGTTCCCGGCGTTCTTCTATTTCTTCGCGGGCGCGGCGTTCAAGGTGCTGCGCGGAAAGGGACTCAACCTGTCGCGCGCCATCTATCCCTATTTCCTGGGACAGATCCTCTTCTCGCCCGTGCTTGCGTTCGAGAAGCAGCTCAACTTCGCGATGCAGACCGTCGTGTGCCGGAAACGCACATGA
- a CDS encoding CDP-archaeol synthase: MTLDPLSCALFLTVAFIVAGLAHSAWLRTSASRRLLLPIDGGARFRGKRVFGENKTVRGFVVMVPATAASFALFHGVVSRVAPAIASDLWRLDTVGYAALGAWAGLGFMLGELPNSFVKRQLDIAPGMAPPSRVGTAAVFVIDRVDSIVGMLATISLVVPTPWMTWAYVLLIGPGIHLAFSALLYRMGVKARPA, encoded by the coding sequence ATGACCCTCGATCCACTGAGCTGCGCGCTCTTTCTCACCGTCGCGTTCATCGTCGCCGGCCTCGCCCACTCGGCGTGGCTGCGCACGTCCGCTTCGCGCCGGCTTCTCCTTCCGATCGACGGCGGCGCGCGATTCCGCGGCAAGCGTGTATTCGGTGAGAACAAGACGGTGCGCGGGTTCGTTGTGATGGTGCCAGCGACGGCCGCGTCGTTCGCGCTGTTTCACGGTGTCGTCTCGCGCGTCGCGCCGGCGATCGCGAGCGATTTATGGCGGCTCGACACGGTCGGCTACGCGGCGCTCGGTGCGTGGGCGGGGCTCGGCTTCATGCTCGGCGAGCTGCCGAATTCGTTCGTGAAGCGGCAGCTCGACATCGCGCCGGGGATGGCGCCGCCGAGTCGAGTTGGGACGGCGGCGGTGTTCGTCATCGATCGGGTGGATTCGATCGTCGGGATGCTGGCCACGATCTCGCTCGTGGTGCCGACGCCGTGGATGACGTGGGCCTACGTGCTGCTGATCGGGCCAGGCATCCATCTGGCCTTCAGCGCCCTGTTGTACCGGATGGGCGTCAAGGCTCGGCCGGCATGA
- a CDS encoding thioester reductase domain-containing protein, which translates to MTTGVASRTELRDRLAAVVGATLRVNVGHIGPFDSLSSLGMDSLAAVELTAAIEDELGIELSLTVVHEHPNLDALCRFIEGDDSDSPREREMDRMRGDAILPPDIVPCRGGCPAMRDARRILLTGATGFLGAHLLRMLLDETPATVYCLVRSGAGAGDGLDRVRRNLAAYDLWSDSEAARVRVVSGDLRRPLLGHDPRSFHEMAIEIDAIVHAGAEVNWVRGYESLRDANVYGTRELLRLACDGTAKPLHFVSSVSVCHSTAGPPIVDEGTEVFAGLGGLWLGYAQSKCVAESLVREAGARGLSVTIVRPSLITGDASRGGRSNVDDLTSRFIAGCIRMGAAPDLDWRMDCVPADDASRAIVRLALSHDAGAAVHHVASSRPRHWRECVLWMRLRGYEVELLPYAEWVERLRVTVDATHPLSGLRPFFMRRLSTENGLTLPELFEESRRSRVDSTKSKMALDALGVRVHDVDSQLLSHYFDDFVRRGTVPEAGSSRVARPADESPVLVPGEALEKGLSDWLGERVRVEGVSISPVATEESIVAELTAWRSGTQAGLFHATVNTRTDDDTPRNVRLFVKAKSPDTESIDVAVALAGLASPTLREEVRRFSADLGLTRSHLRELAIYQLDDPRIRAHTPRCVLIDRDDARRRWVVVLESIDDVALINANDPSAWNDASIDAALSGLASIHSAWLARRSELLHEPWLAPPRDNRKWVEMSPLWHALAEHAHSRSPAFAVRGLRRVHREILEDIASWTDAIAAAPRTLIHNDFNPRNVALRRDANGPRLCAFDWELATIGAPQRDLAEFLSFVMPPDAPQEAIARWIERYRLLLTVGSGTVLPRAEWEAGFRAAMCELLVDRLAFYAMIDRVRPQSFLPRVVRSWMNVFGGARPSLRAEQGREG; encoded by the coding sequence GTGACGACCGGCGTCGCATCGCGGACCGAGCTTCGCGATCGCTTGGCGGCGGTCGTCGGTGCGACGTTGCGCGTGAACGTCGGGCACATCGGCCCGTTCGACTCGTTGTCCTCCCTCGGAATGGACTCACTCGCGGCGGTCGAGCTGACGGCGGCGATCGAGGACGAGCTTGGGATCGAGCTGTCGCTGACGGTCGTTCATGAGCATCCGAACCTCGACGCGCTGTGCCGGTTCATCGAAGGGGACGACAGCGACTCGCCGCGCGAGCGCGAGATGGATCGTATGCGAGGCGACGCGATCCTGCCGCCGGACATCGTACCTTGTCGAGGCGGTTGCCCGGCGATGCGTGACGCGCGTCGTATTCTCTTGACCGGAGCGACCGGATTCCTCGGCGCGCATCTCCTGCGTATGCTGCTCGACGAAACGCCGGCGACCGTGTATTGCCTGGTTCGTTCCGGCGCGGGGGCAGGCGATGGCCTCGATCGGGTTCGGCGCAACCTCGCGGCTTACGACCTGTGGTCCGATTCGGAGGCAGCTCGTGTGCGTGTCGTGTCGGGAGATCTGCGCCGGCCGCTGTTGGGACACGATCCACGCTCATTCCACGAGATGGCGATCGAGATCGACGCGATCGTGCATGCGGGCGCCGAGGTGAACTGGGTACGCGGATACGAGAGTCTGCGCGACGCGAACGTGTACGGCACGCGCGAGCTGTTGCGATTGGCCTGCGACGGAACGGCGAAACCGCTGCACTTCGTTTCGAGCGTGAGCGTCTGCCATTCGACCGCGGGGCCGCCGATCGTCGACGAGGGCACCGAGGTCTTCGCCGGGTTGGGCGGCCTTTGGCTCGGCTACGCGCAGAGCAAGTGCGTCGCCGAGTCTTTAGTCCGCGAGGCGGGAGCGCGTGGCTTGTCGGTGACGATCGTGCGTCCGTCGCTCATTACCGGCGACGCGTCGCGCGGAGGACGATCGAACGTGGATGACCTCACGTCGCGCTTCATCGCGGGCTGTATTCGGATGGGTGCGGCGCCCGATCTCGATTGGCGGATGGACTGCGTGCCGGCCGACGACGCGTCGCGCGCGATCGTGCGGCTCGCGCTTTCTCACGACGCCGGAGCCGCGGTTCATCACGTGGCGTCGTCGCGTCCGCGGCATTGGCGCGAGTGTGTTCTCTGGATGAGGCTTCGCGGCTACGAGGTCGAGCTCTTGCCGTACGCCGAATGGGTGGAGCGCCTCCGCGTCACGGTCGACGCGACGCATCCGCTATCCGGACTGCGTCCGTTCTTCATGCGGCGGCTTTCCACCGAGAACGGTCTCACGCTGCCCGAGCTGTTCGAGGAGTCACGCCGGTCGCGCGTCGACAGCACGAAGTCAAAAATGGCCCTTGATGCGCTCGGGGTGCGCGTGCACGACGTGGACTCGCAACTCCTGTCTCACTATTTCGACGACTTCGTTCGCCGTGGCACCGTCCCAGAGGCCGGCTCCTCTCGAGTTGCTCGACCGGCGGATGAATCACCTGTTCTCGTTCCCGGTGAAGCGTTGGAGAAAGGCCTGAGTGATTGGCTCGGCGAACGTGTTCGCGTGGAAGGAGTGTCGATTTCACCCGTCGCGACCGAAGAAAGCATCGTCGCCGAACTGACCGCGTGGCGCTCAGGTACGCAGGCCGGGCTCTTTCACGCGACTGTCAACACGCGCACCGATGATGACACGCCGCGAAACGTTCGGCTTTTCGTCAAGGCCAAATCGCCGGATACGGAATCGATCGACGTGGCGGTCGCGCTCGCGGGTCTCGCGTCGCCGACGCTCAGGGAGGAAGTCCGGCGCTTCAGCGCGGATCTGGGGCTTACGCGTTCCCACCTCCGCGAACTGGCCATCTATCAGCTCGACGATCCGCGGATTCGGGCACACACGCCCCGCTGCGTTCTCATCGACCGCGACGACGCGCGCCGGCGCTGGGTCGTCGTGCTCGAATCCATCGATGACGTGGCGCTGATCAACGCCAACGACCCTTCCGCCTGGAACGACGCCTCGATCGACGCCGCGCTGAGCGGCCTCGCGAGCATTCACTCCGCCTGGCTCGCCCGAAGGTCGGAGCTGCTGCACGAGCCCTGGCTCGCGCCGCCTCGCGATAACAGGAAGTGGGTCGAGATGTCGCCGCTCTGGCACGCGTTGGCCGAGCATGCGCACTCGCGATCGCCGGCGTTCGCGGTCAGAGGGCTCCGCCGCGTTCATCGAGAGATTTTGGAGGACATCGCGTCGTGGACCGATGCGATCGCCGCGGCACCGCGAACGTTGATCCACAACGATTTCAACCCGCGCAACGTCGCGCTTCGCCGCGACGCGAACGGGCCGCGACTGTGCGCCTTCGATTGGGAGCTGGCGACGATCGGTGCGCCGCAGCGGGACCTCGCCGAGTTTCTGTCGTTCGTTATGCCGCCGGACGCGCCGCAAGAGGCCATAGCGCGCTGGATCGAGCGATATCGATTGCTGTTGACCGTCGGGTCGGGCACCGTGTTGCCGCGCGCGGAATGGGAGGCCGGCTTTCGCGCCGCGATGTGCGAGCTACTGGTCGACCGCCTCGCGTTTTACGCCATGATCGACCGCGTGCGGCCGCAGTCTTTTTTACCACGCGTCGTGCGCAGCTGGATGAACGTGTTCGGCGGCGCCCGGCCATCACTCCGCGCCGAGCAAGGACGTGAGGGATAG
- a CDS encoding fatty acyl-AMP ligase, which translates to MSATHRTLVDLLRARSAEQGGDVAFTFLVDGEHEGTRYTFAELDARARAVAVALRERGVVPGERALLLYPPGLDFIPAFFGCLYAGVIAVPAYPPQPSQASRTLPRLLSIVSDADVAIVLANAAVVDAGARMMREAPGLGAIPWLATDTLSDDCADDWRQCEIGHDSLAFLQYTSGSTASPRGVMVSHANLLHNLAYASHAADRDRSTRSVSWLPVIHDMGLIEGVLGPVFGGYSAYLMAPASFLHRPIRWLRAITRYRASTSGGPNFAYDLCVRKINDAQRAELDLSSWRAAYNGAEPIRAETLDAFHARFKDVGFRWRSFYPVYGLAESTLLVSTGGRDYEPVIHDVSSDALARGQLKPARTRSSAQTRPLVSSGPVSFGTRVLIVDSATRQQCGDGRVGEIWVASPSVAHGYWRRDSETRETFHARLASGEGPFLRSGDLGALHAGELFVAGRLKDLLIVRGFKHYPQDLEHTAERQHAAIRPGCSAAFSIDSDGGEAVVLALEVDRRQAPQLDEPAERDAFLASLVDRVRSAIVEHHGIQLAAVSVLSHGAVPKTSSGKLRRRACRDAFCNGSLDEIARWVADPQLASPLLAGRSANLRSYERSGVAMETGT; encoded by the coding sequence ATGAGCGCAACGCACCGCACGCTCGTCGACCTCCTTCGCGCACGTTCGGCGGAGCAGGGCGGCGACGTCGCATTCACTTTTCTCGTCGACGGCGAACACGAGGGAACGCGCTACACATTCGCCGAGCTCGACGCGCGCGCCCGCGCGGTCGCGGTGGCGCTGCGTGAGCGCGGCGTGGTTCCGGGCGAACGTGCGCTGCTGCTCTATCCGCCGGGGTTGGACTTCATCCCAGCGTTCTTCGGCTGCCTCTACGCCGGCGTGATCGCGGTGCCGGCCTATCCACCGCAGCCGTCGCAGGCGTCGCGCACACTGCCACGGCTGCTGAGCATCGTGTCCGACGCCGACGTCGCGATCGTGCTGGCGAACGCCGCCGTCGTCGACGCGGGCGCGCGCATGATGCGCGAGGCGCCCGGACTCGGCGCGATTCCGTGGCTCGCGACCGACACGCTGTCCGATGATTGCGCGGATGACTGGCGTCAGTGTGAAATCGGTCACGATAGTCTCGCGTTCCTCCAGTACACGTCGGGCTCCACCGCGTCGCCGCGCGGCGTGATGGTCTCGCACGCCAACCTGCTCCACAACCTCGCGTACGCCAGTCACGCGGCGGATCGCGATCGCTCGACGCGGTCGGTGTCGTGGCTTCCGGTAATCCACGACATGGGGCTCATCGAGGGCGTGCTCGGTCCCGTGTTCGGCGGATACTCCGCGTACCTGATGGCGCCGGCGTCGTTTCTGCATCGCCCGATTCGCTGGCTCCGCGCAATCACGCGATACCGCGCGTCGACGAGCGGCGGACCCAATTTCGCCTACGACCTTTGCGTGCGGAAAATCAACGACGCGCAGCGCGCGGAGCTGGATCTCAGCTCGTGGCGCGCGGCGTATAACGGCGCCGAGCCGATTCGCGCCGAAACGCTCGATGCGTTCCACGCGCGCTTCAAGGACGTCGGCTTCCGATGGCGGTCGTTCTATCCCGTGTACGGCCTCGCCGAGTCGACGCTGCTCGTGTCGACCGGCGGGCGAGACTACGAACCGGTGATCCACGACGTCTCGAGCGATGCATTGGCGCGCGGGCAGCTCAAGCCGGCGCGGACACGATCGAGCGCGCAGACGCGTCCACTCGTGTCGAGCGGGCCGGTGTCGTTCGGAACGCGCGTTCTCATCGTCGACTCGGCGACACGTCAGCAGTGCGGCGACGGCCGCGTCGGCGAGATCTGGGTTGCATCGCCGAGCGTCGCGCACGGATACTGGCGCCGCGACAGCGAGACGCGCGAGACATTCCATGCTCGTCTCGCATCCGGCGAGGGTCCGTTCCTCCGCAGCGGCGACCTGGGCGCGCTGCACGCCGGGGAGCTGTTCGTCGCGGGCCGGCTCAAGGATCTGCTGATCGTCCGCGGCTTCAAGCACTACCCGCAGGACCTCGAGCACACCGCCGAACGACAACATGCGGCGATTCGTCCCGGCTGCTCGGCGGCCTTCTCGATCGACAGCGATGGCGGCGAGGCGGTGGTGCTCGCGTTGGAAGTCGATCGCCGCCAAGCGCCACAGCTCGATGAGCCGGCAGAGCGCGACGCGTTCCTCGCGTCGCTCGTCGACCGCGTTCGATCCGCGATCGTGGAGCATCACGGCATCCAGCTCGCGGCGGTCAGCGTGTTGTCGCACGGCGCGGTGCCAAAGACCTCGAGCGGCAAGCTTCGCCGGCGCGCGTGTCGCGACGCGTTCTGCAACGGCTCGCTGGACGAGATCGCGCGCTGGGTCGCCGATCCACAGCTGGCTAGCCCGCTTCTAGCCGGCCGTTCGGCGAATCTCAGGTCGTACGAGCGAAGCGGCGTCGCGATGGAGACCGGCACGTGA